In Bombus affinis isolate iyBomAffi1 chromosome 8, iyBomAffi1.2, whole genome shotgun sequence, the following proteins share a genomic window:
- the LOC126919621 gene encoding senecionine N-oxygenase-like, whose amino-acid sequence MKIAVIGAGSAGLAALRHCTSGTYDTEVICYEKTDQVGGTWIYREETGLDRYGLPIHTSMYKNLRTNLPKEVMGYPDYPVPDTPDSYLTRTQILEFLNSYCNHFNLRQYIRFLHNVELVEPSTGNRKWTIKVKNLEKDTVLTESFDAVMVCNGHYFEPSTPNLKGQKTFQGQQLHSHDYRMPDIFTDKTVLVLGAGPSGMDLALEISRKAKRVILSHHLKDPIGTVFPENVVQKPDVKEVTEHDVLFKDDSKETVDVLFYCTGYKYSFPFLSEKCGVRVDSNMVTPLWKHLVSIENPTLALVGLPFYVCAFSMFDLQVRFILQYWFGKKDFPSKANMLQEEAEEFENRRKEGLEKKHFHMMGFKQGHYYDDLANTAGITPLPPVLTKLHNESSTRFLDDLVHYRESRYRIIDDYNFIQL is encoded by the exons ATGAAGATCGCCGTGATCGGTGCTGGATCAGCTGGTCTTGCTGCTTTACGGCATTGCACTTCCGGTACATACGACACTGAGGTAATATGCTACGAAAAAACTGATCAAGTAGGCGGTACATGGATTTACAGGGAAGAAACTGGTTTAGATcgatacggtttaccaatacaCACTagtatgtacaaaaatttaag AACGAATCTTCCGAAGGAAGTTATGGGGTATCCTGATTATCCTGTTCCCGATACTCCCGACAGTTATTTGACTCGCACGCAAAtacttgaatttttaaattcttaCTGCAATCATTTTAATCTTCGCCAGTATATCCgg TTTTTGCATAACGTGGAATTAGTGGAGCCATCGACAGGGAACCGGAAGTGGACGATTAAAGTAAAAAATCTAGAAAAAGATACTGTCTTAACAGAGTCATTTGATGCAGTTATGGTGTGTAATGGTCATTACTTCGAGCCCAGTACGCCAAATTTAAAAGGTCAGAAGACTTTCCAAGGGCAACAATTGCATAGTCATGATTATAGGATGCCGGATATTTTTACCGATAAGACTGTACTTGTACTTGGCGCCGGGCCTTCTG GAATGGATTTGGCTTTGGAAATATCAAGGAAAGCAAAACGTGTAATTTTAAGTCACCACCTGAAGGATCCTATAGGCACTGTATTTCCTGAAAATGTTGTTCAG AAACCAGATGTAAAAGAAGTGACTGAACACGATGTTCTTTTCAAAGATGACAGTAAAGAAACCGTGGATGTGCTTTTTTATTGTACAG GGTATAAATATAGTTTCCCCTTTTTGAGCGAAAAATGTGGAGTACGGGTAGATTCCAATATGGTGACACCATTATGGAAACATTTAGTATCGATCGAAAATCCCACCCTGGCCTTGGTTGGTCTTCCCTTCTATGTTTGCGCTTTCAGCATGTTCGATCTGCAG GTCCGTTTTATCTTGCAATATTGGTTTGGCAAGAAAGACTTTCCTTCTAAAGCGAATATGTTACAAGAAGAAGCGGAAGAATTTGAAAACCGCAGAAAAGAGGGCTTGGAAAAAAAACACTTCCACATGATGGGATTTAAGCAGGGCCATTACTATGACGATCTAGCAAATACTGCGGGAATAACACCATTGCCACCGGTTCTTACAA
- the LOC126919622 gene encoding RNA exonuclease 4 isoform X3: MNTKDKKTDQCMIPHTQRNASGRNWEMFKNLVLHPSPSSSDSTDKENVNKKKSSHQKLRKKHYSSVLNVDHIPRNEEEIVYDENKKKLTKQIAIDCEMVGIGDGSESMLARVSIVNRYGFCVYDKYVKPREPVQDYRTRVSGIRPHDIQNGEEFQSVQNEVAEILRGRTLVGHALKHDLDVLYLSHPRKYLRDTSRFKTFRQLSGGYTPSLKKLAHELLGKEIQTGEHNSIEDARVAMQLYVLYKNMWESEFYSKR, from the coding sequence ATGAATACAAAGGATAAAAAAACCGACCAGTGTATGATCCCACACACACAGCGTAATGCGTCTGGTCGAAATtgggaaatgtttaaaaatttagTACTTCATCCATCACCATCAAGTTCAGATTCTACTGATAAAGAAAATGTTAATAAGAAGAAATCTTCACATCAAAAGTTAAGAAAAAAGCATTATTCGTCTGTATTGAATGTAGATCATATACCACGTAATGAAGAAGAAATAGTTTAtgatgaaaataaaaagaagctAACAAAACAGATAGCAATAGATTGTGAAATGGTTGGCATAGGAGATGGCAGTGAAAGTATGTTAGCTAGAGTATCCATTGTGAACCGTTATGGTTTTTGTGTTTATGACAAATATGTAAAACCAAGAGAACCTGTTCAAGATTATAGAACTAGAGTTAGTGGTATTAGGCCTCATGATATTCAAAATGGAGAAGAATTTCAAAGTGTTCAGAATGAAGTAGCAGAAATTTTAAGAGGTCGCACTCTAGTTGGTCATGCATTAAAACATGATCTTGATGTACTATATCTTTCTCATCCAAGGAAATATTTACGAGATACTTCCAGATTTAAAACCTTCAGACAGTTATCTGGAGGATATACCCCTAGTTTGAAGAAACTTGCACATGAATTATTAGGCAAAGAAATACAAACAGGGGAACATAACTCTATCGAAGATGCAAGAGTTGCAATGCAGTTGTACGTGCTGTACAAAAATATGTGGGAATCTGAATTTTATTCTAAACGAtaa
- the LOC126919622 gene encoding RNA exonuclease 4 isoform X1, with protein MDTLALILYIFFILFLIWKNISTERQCERRFKKSINTQTMNTKDKKTDQCMIPHTQRNASGRNWEMFKNLVLHPSPSSSDSTDKENVNKKKSSHQKLRKKHYSSVLNVDHIPRNEEEIVYDENKKKLTKQIAIDCEMVGIGDGSESMLARVSIVNRYGFCVYDKYVKPREPVQDYRTRVSGIRPHDIQNGEEFQSVQNEVAEILRGRTLVGHALKHDLDVLYLSHPRKYLRDTSRFKTFRQLSGGYTPSLKKLAHELLGKEIQTGEHNSIEDARVAMQLYVLYKNMWESEFYSKR; from the exons ATGGATACTCTCGCTctcatattatatattttctttatattatttcttatatg GAAAAACATTTCCACAGAACGGCAATGCGAACGCCGTTTTAAGAAATCTATTAATACACAAACTATGAATACAAAGGATAAAAAAACCGACCAGTGTATGATCCCACACACACAGCGTAATGCGTCTGGTCGAAATtgggaaatgtttaaaaatttagTACTTCATCCATCACCATCAAGTTCAGATTCTACTGATAAAGAAAATGTTAATAAGAAGAAATCTTCACATCAAAAGTTAAGAAAAAAGCATTATTCGTCTGTATTGAATGTAGATCATATACCACGTAATGAAGAAGAAATAGTTTAtgatgaaaataaaaagaagctAACAAAACAGATAGCAATAGATTGTGAAATGGTTGGCATAGGAGATGGCAGTGAAAGTATGTTAGCTAGAGTATCCATTGTGAACCGTTATGGTTTTTGTGTTTATGACAAATATGTAAAACCAAGAGAACCTGTTCAAGATTATAGAACTAGAGTTAGTGGTATTAGGCCTCATGATATTCAAAATGGAGAAGAATTTCAAAGTGTTCAGAATGAAGTAGCAGAAATTTTAAGAGGTCGCACTCTAGTTGGTCATGCATTAAAACATGATCTTGATGTACTATATCTTTCTCATCCAAGGAAATATTTACGAGATACTTCCAGATTTAAAACCTTCAGACAGTTATCTGGAGGATATACCCCTAGTTTGAAGAAACTTGCACATGAATTATTAGGCAAAGAAATACAAACAGGGGAACATAACTCTATCGAAGATGCAAGAGTTGCAATGCAGTTGTACGTGCTGTACAAAAATATGTGGGAATCTGAATTTTATTCTAAACGAtaa
- the LOC126919622 gene encoding RNA exonuclease 4 isoform X2 — protein MKRKNISTERQCERRFKKSINTQTMNTKDKKTDQCMIPHTQRNASGRNWEMFKNLVLHPSPSSSDSTDKENVNKKKSSHQKLRKKHYSSVLNVDHIPRNEEEIVYDENKKKLTKQIAIDCEMVGIGDGSESMLARVSIVNRYGFCVYDKYVKPREPVQDYRTRVSGIRPHDIQNGEEFQSVQNEVAEILRGRTLVGHALKHDLDVLYLSHPRKYLRDTSRFKTFRQLSGGYTPSLKKLAHELLGKEIQTGEHNSIEDARVAMQLYVLYKNMWESEFYSKR, from the exons ATGAAGAG GAAAAACATTTCCACAGAACGGCAATGCGAACGCCGTTTTAAGAAATCTATTAATACACAAACTATGAATACAAAGGATAAAAAAACCGACCAGTGTATGATCCCACACACACAGCGTAATGCGTCTGGTCGAAATtgggaaatgtttaaaaatttagTACTTCATCCATCACCATCAAGTTCAGATTCTACTGATAAAGAAAATGTTAATAAGAAGAAATCTTCACATCAAAAGTTAAGAAAAAAGCATTATTCGTCTGTATTGAATGTAGATCATATACCACGTAATGAAGAAGAAATAGTTTAtgatgaaaataaaaagaagctAACAAAACAGATAGCAATAGATTGTGAAATGGTTGGCATAGGAGATGGCAGTGAAAGTATGTTAGCTAGAGTATCCATTGTGAACCGTTATGGTTTTTGTGTTTATGACAAATATGTAAAACCAAGAGAACCTGTTCAAGATTATAGAACTAGAGTTAGTGGTATTAGGCCTCATGATATTCAAAATGGAGAAGAATTTCAAAGTGTTCAGAATGAAGTAGCAGAAATTTTAAGAGGTCGCACTCTAGTTGGTCATGCATTAAAACATGATCTTGATGTACTATATCTTTCTCATCCAAGGAAATATTTACGAGATACTTCCAGATTTAAAACCTTCAGACAGTTATCTGGAGGATATACCCCTAGTTTGAAGAAACTTGCACATGAATTATTAGGCAAAGAAATACAAACAGGGGAACATAACTCTATCGAAGATGCAAGAGTTGCAATGCAGTTGTACGTGCTGTACAAAAATATGTGGGAATCTGAATTTTATTCTAAACGAtaa
- the LOC126919617 gene encoding rho guanine nucleotide exchange factor 3-like, which yields MYDDSNNTNKDAFQEPRKKFWLRTRKRPKSDAISINSMDISIESDVGKKKKRRRITEVASSIFSSSTLGSKQGNNFHRSFTIQPNTPDLPFVNNEADTGTLKKKHKNNIENSNNITLRSWVLDVANTNIKDKPNYVLSRKEVKRQEAIYELYCGENVFINDLCVLKDFYYEPLISSSIFSSDELVTVFGDITQLIEIHNRLRNELIGLRDKYGFTETVGSTILNWIPILTNPYLERCRTQIWAKHLLDEKRLTNKRFQSFLKKRLESPHSIDLWTYIDVARSRIVKYPLLIKEILKHTVATHADQTTLKEAYDLISNLLKNIDKTMGDAECKLAQSKINIKLDYDPSKCIENATEIITQGQLKDTRGMKFQCFLFNTGFAITRGTRSSSKRYNLFCPVILKEQICISTNEKIDYGFKIGDQILITEDEHGKRHWIDSFSKVYKYNISPSQNVIDISEKENEEILTPPKTNRSTRLSMNKTSENNFSLTLKRSFLKQKRNSSIGFV from the exons ATGTATGATGATAGCAATAATACAAATAAAGATGCATTTCAAGAACCTCGAAAAAAATTTTGGCTG CGAACAAGAAAACGTCCAAAAAGTGATGCTATTAGTATCAACTCAATGGACATATCTATCGAATCGGATGtaggcaaaaagaaaaaaagaagaagaattacAGAAGTGGCCAGCAGCATCTTTTCATCTTCTACTCTAGGTAGTAAACaaggaaataattttcataGATCTTTCACAATTCAACCAAATACACCAGACTTGCCATTTGTGAATAATGAAGCAGATACAGGAACATTAaagaaaaa GCacaaaaataatattgaaaacTCTAATAATATTACACTCAGAAGTTGGGTACTTGATGTAGCAAATACAAATATCAAGGATAAACCTAATTATGTTTTAAGCAGAAAAGAAGTGAAAAGACAAGAAGCAATTTATGAATTGTATTGTGGAGAAAATGTATTCATTAATGACTTATGTGTTCTCAAAGATTTTTACTATGAACCACTGATATCTAGTAGTATTTTTAGTTCTGATGAATTAGTTACAGTTTTTGGAGATATAACACAACTTATTGAAATACATAATAGATTGAGAAATGAATTAATTGGTCTAAGAGATAAATATGGATTTACAGAAACAGTTGGATCTACAATATTAAATTGG ATTCCAATATTAACAAACCCATACCTGGAAAGGTGCCGAACACAAATATGGGCAAAACACTTGTTAGATGAAAAAAGGTTGACAAACAAACGTTTTCAATCTTTTTTAAAAAAACGTTTAGAATCTCCTCATTCAATAGATTTGTGGACTTATATAGATGTAGCAAGATCAAGAATTGTTAAATACCCTTTATTGATTAAGGAAATATTAAAGCATACTGTAGCAACACATGCAGATCAGACAACCTTAAAAGAAGCATATGATTTGATATCCAATTTACttaaaaatatagataaaacCATGGGTGATGCAGAATGCAAATTGGCTCAgtcaaaaattaatataaagctAGATTATGATCCTAGTAAATGCATTGAAAATGCAACAGAGATAATCACTCAAGGGCAGCTTAAAGATACAAGGGGAATG aaatttcagtgttttctttttaacacTGGCTTTGCAATAACTCGTGGAACAAGATCTTCAAGTAAAAGGTACAATTTATTTTGTCCTGTTATACTCAAGGAACAAATCTGCATAAGTACAAATGAAAAGATTGATTATGGTTTTAAAATTGGAGATCAAATTTTAATAACAGAAGATGAACATGGAAAAAGACATTGGATTGATTCGTTTAGTAAAGTTTATAAATACAATATTAGTCCATCACAAAATGTAATTGACATCagtgaaaaagaaaatgaagaaattttAACACCACCAAAAACAAATCGATCTACTAGATTGTCTATGAATAAAACaagtgaaaataatttttcattaacgTTAAAAAGGAGTTTTTTAAAACAGAAGCGCAACAGCAGCATTGGTTTTGTTTAA
- the LOC126919615 gene encoding N6-adenosine-methyltransferase catalytic subunit, producing MSDAFEEIQAIKIKRNSLREKLQKRKRERHELFTLTSTTPVSSSLTNESPLSNDSMGHSHRSDHSEYERDVLCILHESLPNLPITSAELIDLLRKNLNADVSSPDIHKILEKLAAQDIVKIKEVTENGVFGYTVLSVAESQSSYQSQSDDTENPESAETSASELNDYVPAEKQPKLDKKNTEDIMSLISMPTIREKENKKVGEQILDLLSKQTSKEKSLAERFRSQGGAQVMEFCPHGTRVDCVKLNGGPGFAEKCKKLHFKKIIQSHTDESLGDCSFLNTCFHMDTCKYVHYEVDGPTTQPKESNEIDNANNSAVSKGLTIDSKNGSSTVCPPPSGSLGSELTLYPPQWIQCDLRYLDMTVLGKFAVIMADPPWDIHMELPYGTMSDDEMRQLGIPALQDEGLLFLWVTGRAMELGRECLQLWGYERVDEIIWVKTNQLQRIIRTGRTGHWLNHGKEHCLVGMKGNPRINRGLDSDVIVAEVRATSHKPDEIYGIIERMSPGTRKIELFGRPHNVQPNWITLGNQVDGVHLIDPQLIKAFKKRYPDGNSMKPSKPLKLECDL from the exons ATGTCAGACGCTTTTGAAGAGATACAGGcaattaaaataaaacgaaacagTCTACGAGAGAAATTgcagaaaagaaaacgcgagAGACATGAATTATTTACTCTTACTTCTACAACACCAGTATCATCCTCCTTGACAAATGAATCACCTCTTTCTAATG ATTCAATGGGACATTCACATCGATCCGACCACAGTGAATATGAAAGAGACGTGTTATGTATTCTACATGAATCATTACCCAATTTACCAATTACATCTGCAGAACTAATAGATCTACTTCGTAAAAATCTTAATGCAGATGTATCATCTCCAGATATTCACAAAATTTTGGAAAAGCTTGCAGCTCAAGATATTGTTAA AATCAAGGAAGTAACAGAAAATGGTGTTTTTGGATATACAGTATTGTCAGTGGCAGAATCACAATCATCATATCAGTCCCAATCAGATGACACAGAAAATCCAGAGAGTGCAGAAACATCTGCATCTGAATTGAATGACTATGTACCTGCAGAAAAACAACCCAaattagataaaaaaaatacagaagATATAATGTCACTTATATCAATGCCTACTattagagaaaaagaaaataagaaggTTGGAGAACAAATTTTAGATTTGTTATCAAAGCAAACATCTAAGGAGAAATCACTAGCTGAAAGATTTCGGTCTCAAGGAGGAGCACAAGTTATGGAGTTCTGTCCTCATGGTACAAGAGTAGATTGTGTCAAGTTAAACGGTGGACCAGGATTTGCAGAAAAGTGTAAAAAACTTCACTtcaaaaaaattattcaaagtcACACAGATGAATCTTTAGGTGACTGTAGTTTTCTTAATACTTGCTTTCATATGGATACATGCAA ATATGTTCATTACGAAGTGGATGGACCAACAACTCAACCAAAGGAGTCAAACGAAATAGACAATGCAAATAATAGTGCAGTGAGTAAAGGTTTAACAATAGATAGTAAAAATGGTAGTAGTACTGTGTGTCCACCTCCTAGCGGATCATTAGGTAGTGAATTAACTCTTTATCCACCACAATGGATACAATGTGATTTACGTTATCTTGATATGACTGTCCTGGGTAAATTTGCTGTTATAATGGCTGACCCTCCATGGGATATACATATGGAATTACCATATGGTACCATGTCAGATGATGAAATGAGACAATTAGGTATACCTGCTCTTCAAGATGAAGGTCTCCTATTTTTATGGGTAACAGGAAGAGCAATGGAACTTGGTAGAGAGTGCTTACAATTGTGGGGATACGAAAGAGTAGATGAGATCATATGGGTGAAGACTAACCAATTACAAAGGATAATAAGAACTGGCAGAACAGGTCACTGGCTAAACCATGGCAAAGAACATTGCTTAGTTGGCATGAAAGGAAATCCGAGAATTAATCGAGGTTTGGATAGCGATGTTATAGTAGCCGAAGTTCGTGCAACCAGTCACAAACCTGACGAAATCTACGGAATCATCGAACGTATGAGCCCAGGAACAAGAAAAATAGAATTATTTGGTCGACCACATAATGTTCAACCTAATTGGATCACATTAGGCAATCAAGTAGATGGAGTTCACTTGATTGATCCGCAACTTATTAAAGCCTTTAAAAAGCGTTATCCAGATGGAAATTCAATGAAACCTAGCAAACC ATTGAAATTGGAATGTGATCTTTAA
- the LOC126919623 gene encoding uncharacterized protein LOC126919623 — protein sequence MSNTKEFFLSVIQRIFSNWTALRMAVEHGMGAKGMAIDFCFYMTEVMYMNEGLNSSEIANELEDYMDEHFNTELQDDSAMQVAEELLKFYRYCTENTENLVTIELAKLPPLQPWLVTNEPAKRIQTFRAIENDSSEEEETSDGMQVVDEWTEVRGRRKR from the exons ATGTCAAACACAAAAGAGTTTTTTCTTTCGGTTATACAACGTATTTTCAGTAATTGGACTGCTTTAAGG ATGGCAGTGGAACATGGTATGGGTGCAAAGGGAATGGCAATAGATTTTTGCTTTTACATGACAGAGGTTATGTACATGAACG AAGGCCTGAATAGTAGTGAAATCGCCAACGAATTAGAAGATTACATGGATGAGCATTTCAATACAGAACTTCAAGATGATAGCGCAATGCAAGTTGCAGAAGAATTATTGAAGTTTTATCGTTATTGTACTGAAAATACTGAAAATCTGGTAACGATAGAGCTTGCAAAACTGCCACCGTTACAACCATGGCTTGTTACAAATGAACCTGCAAAAAGAATTCAAACCTTTCGTGCTATAGAAAATGATAGTTCTGAAGAGGAAGAAACATCTGATGGTATGCAAGTTGTAGATGAATGGACAGAAGTCAGAGGTAGACGAAAAAGATAA